Genomic DNA from Triticum dicoccoides isolate Atlit2015 ecotype Zavitan chromosome 4B, WEW_v2.0, whole genome shotgun sequence:
CAAACTACACCTGATGTTCATGAATATCAATTGCAGGCAATTCGTACTCACAATATGCACACGCAACCATCCTCTGTGTGCACTGTTCACTTTTGTGAAGATCAAGTATCTCCGGTCGCAAGGTTTCTTTGCACAGGGAGCAATTTACCTGCATTTGATAAGATAAACTTACTGCACATGTACAACAGAAAAAAAAACTATTACCAAAATCCTGGAATATGTGCATTTTACTCCTCTTGTTCCTATGGAAAGCAATGTTGCATTAGCTCCTGGTTTCAATTGTGATAAAATTAGCATAGCAGAGGAAATGTGCTTTTCTTATTTGCAGGTACAAGAAAAGGCGAATAAGCTAAGGAGATGTGTGCCCAGTTTACAAGTACAAGAAGAAGATAACTGGCCATCATGTGCTGGAAGAAGAATAATTATTCCTATAATTTTGATTCGAACATGACTTGGTTTCTATACTTGTTGCAGCTAGTGGCTTAGACATCATGTCACGTTAGCTTCAGTTTCTTTTGGCTATGTTTTTAAACTCTGTCATGTGCTTTCTTACTCTCTACCTTAAATATCACTTGCAGTCACCAAATAAATAGTGTAATCAATAAAGTCTTCTATACACTTTAGACGAGATATAGAATATGCACCACCAAAATGAAAAATGTAGCATAAACTACAGAAAGAGAACCAACGTTATGGCATAATCTTCTGAAATACACAATGAGAACCAACATTATGGCATAATCTTTTGAAAACTCAAAACGTGGCATTTAGGATCAGACTGTAAAACTCAAAACATGCATTTAGAATCAGACTGCAAACATACCGGAGCGTGATTTTCATTGTAGTGTTCTTCCATAAGCTTCCTGGGAACCATTTCTCCACAGTGCTCGCACTTTTGAAGGTTACGAGCACAGTGTACGGAATGCAAGTCGATGTTTGACGATGGAATTTCTCGTTGACTGGAGAAAAGAAGATGCAAAAACTAAAATAGTTAACCAACTTGTGACATTGTCAGACCCAAGATGGTCTGAAGACTAAATTCAGACAAGTATTCACTGAATAACAGAACTTAGCAAAAGTTGAGATTGATTGCAAAAGTTAGAACGAGTTCTGATACACCCAAGGGCCAACCAGGAACACTGGCGGCTAGGGTTTACCCCAATGCAAGCAGAATGTCCCGGAAGGCTCTAGAATCCTGGCTTTATAGCCTTACAAGATTGTAGGAAACGAAAGAAAAGCAGATGGGGCAGTTGGCCACTGTAGCCCTTTTGCCAGAAAGCAAACAACAACACTCTGACACCTTCCAGCCGTCCGATGAAGAATCGACGTCGTCTCAGTCATCTTCAACAGTGAAGCGGTAAGGAGGAACTATAAGACATTGGATGATAGATGGACGGCCCACAGTGCTTCGTGCCAGCGGATCATGATTCAAACTTAACTGACTAGTTCTCAATGTCGAAATCTTCTGAGAAATACCGCTAGGGTCCTGGCAGATATCAATCAAACTACAACAATAGAAGTCATAGACTGTGAAGAGCTTGATTGAgagggtttttttttttttgacacaAAACTGACAGTGGTAGTTAGAAGCATTCCAGATCGATAAGGTACTGATCCCATAGCTCTACCAACTAATACTAGGTTCATCCTTTATACTTGTGATTAGAATATGATGCCAAAAGCAAATAATGCATAATTAATATAAAGAAATGTATTATCAATGTCCTGGCACCTATGATCACGAATTGTAATCTAATCCGTTTAATATTTTTTTCTCCAACTAACAATGGATTGCTTTGAAACAATAGTTGTTCAAACCTACTCCATCAGGAACCTCCGTTAAGTAAGTAGAGAAACCAAGCATCAGAGTACTTTCCCCTCCACTCAGTTTGATGGTTTCTCATGGAAGTTAATATTAGCAAGTATGCCCAGGCATTGGCGGGACAAGATGGTCTAGAACATCATGCAAGATGCTACATCGGTTGCTAGTGTGACCTTTTTCAATAAGCTGCACAATGAACACATTCTCAGGAGTACCGACGGTCACCTATCCAGCCGGCTTATAACTAGCAAACACGGAGATCACCTAGTTAGTCCAAGAATGTCCGTTTAATCGTGTGGGCGTGTGGCACGCTCGAGTAATTAATCCAATACACAACCTCGGTCTTTCAGGACCAATCAAACCGGGTCTTCCTTAGCTCAGATCCAAAACGAAGAGAACGCACGATATGTAATCGCCCTGGCACcggcgcacgcacgcacgcacaccacCAAGGAAGAGCCGAAGAGTAGCGGCGCGGAACGGGAACAGGGTAACCAACCAGTGGGCGCAGATGGAggtggcgacgacggcggcgatATGAGAGCCGGCGTCTGCCATGGCGCTCGTCTTGGGGCCGGACGGACGGATCGCGCTCTCCTGTGGCACACTCTCCTCGTTCCCGATCGGACAGGGGAGTGCTGCGGTGGTCCAGCGGGGACAGCGCGGAGCGGAGGGAGGCCTTGGCGGGTGGGTGGCCGGAGGTCTCGAGGAAGGGGTGGAAGTTTGGTGGGGGGAGGGAAAAGCTGGAAAAGAGAGGAGACTCGGAGAGAGGTTGTGTGATCCGGGAAAGGGGAGAGAATTTATGACGAGAGGAAAGAGATCGGGTCTGGTCTCTGTCCGGAGGATGAACCCAAGCGTGGCACggtatgatttatttattttttaatgtTGGTAGGAGTTGTACCAAATTCATTGATCAGTAAGGAGTGAAAACACGAACCAACCTATTGTTGGATGATTAGAGGGACAATGGTATTTCTAGCCTATCAGGgtttaaatcctggtgctcgcactaTTTCTAAATTTATTTCAGGGTTTCCGGCGATGCACTTTCACTGGGAGGTGACGTTCTCGTCGAGGACGAGGCGCCtacagtgacttcgtaaatctcaagatggtatgccggctcagtctctataAGGTCCTCAAAgatgtagggtgtgcgtgtgtgagcTCATAGGAATGAGTATATGCGTGTATGTATGAGCGTTTGCGTTTATATTATGTTTAAAAAAGTAAGGAGTGAAAACAGTACAGAGGGGTGCCAAAAAAACTAGCAAAGCACCTAAAAAAGGGTGCTAAAGGAGGAAAAAACAAGGCAACAAATCAGCCTGGGTCGAAGGGGGTCCCTGCTCCTACCGTGTTTCAGATTCTAATTTCATCCTTAATTCTCCTCAGCAGCATACCAGTATCCATCTCTTTATTGTCAACAGCTGTCTATTTCGTTCGCACCATATTTCCCAAGAGATTAGGTGCAGAAGAGACAAGGTCTGTTATACGGTGTAACCCTAAGAGGGATCTTTTTACACTTGGATGGAGGAAAAGAGATGAACTCACAAGCACACAAGGGAAAACCACTCAAACAAACCCAATCACACATCCTAGAGTAtcacacatgagatccacaagcatacaagaacagttcaaggaaaatagcactagggtaaagttcttcccactccaAAAGAGGTGGGGCTTGgtgatgatcttctccaagaggaggtatTGGTAAcccacaaggattcttccctatagggtcttgatctccaagaggaggaggagatgagcaaagctctctcaatgTCTATCCAATACTTTGCTGACCATAAAAATGAGCTAGGAGAAGAGTACTTATAGGCTAGGGACGAAATGGGAGGAAATGGGGGTACAAAGGGTCAAATGCCCATAGTGCTCGCAGGCACACCCGGAGGGGTTCGGGCACCCGGGAAaaaggggtccgggcacccggaccgCTCAGAGGTCGGCGCCCAGGGaggccgggtgtcggtgtcaaaatcggcagacctcggggtagggggtcccgagctgtggatctaggatcgatgggtaacaagggacgatgaacacggtgtttacccaggttcaggccctctcgaagaggtaataccctacatcttgCCCTATTGTATTGGATGTATAGTATGAtttacagagtagatctacctcaagatcagcatgacctaaaccctaaggtgATGAGGTGCTGAATATAGCTCTACCCCTAAAGACTacaaccctcggtttatatagacacatgtAGGGTTAGGGTTACCGGAGATAAATTACAATAAGGGATAAAGAGGTCCTGCCTAtccttgacttggagggcacaccacggcTTCATAGATCTCCCGTCACTATACGACTTCTCCAGTCCGGCCCATATTCAATGGGTCGAcgccctgaggaccccttagtccataactaccttagtagcccccgaactagcctcCAATGCCAGGGATAGTCCTCTAAAATCTTCATATCATCGGCTTGCGAGACGAGTTCTTCCATTCCTTTATTCAGTTTGGAGTCGTATCAATCTCGCCGAACACTATCCGGAGTCCGAATTAATGTGCTCGGGCCCGGACAATTTCAAGATTCTGGGATCCGAAGATATCTCGAGATCGAGGTGGGGCCATCAGAGTTTAATGTCATTCCTTGGGGCAAGGGCTTCGTGCACCTTTTCAGAAGGCGTGTGGCCCAATGCCATCCTTCCATGAGCCCGTCCTTCCAGCTTCACGGTGAGACGCTTATTTATAGATCCAAAGGTGCGGGGGATAGCTTACCTTCCCCCTTTCTCAAAGAACGAAACCGAAGAAATTCCTCGACgctatggtcgacctcccaggatcATCCTCGCGCTAGCACGGCCCACTTCCAGGCGATTGGTCGAGCTGTTCAGTTTCACACCTTCAGCTGAGGCACTTGCAGACGAAGTGCTTCCTCCCTCCAGCAGATTTGGTCCCCATTCGCGTCGGTCTCATCTTCGTCGATGGTCGCGCCCTCGCCAAGAACTCCCCCGCTCCGAGAAAGGAGGAGAGGGTATGTCTCATGCCCTTCCTTCTAAGAGGTTTGGGCTTTCCCATCCGTCCCTTtttatggggtttgttggagttctATGGGATCCAGCTTCACAACCTCACCCTGGGGTCCATATTGCATATTTTtggctttgtagccctttgcgaggtATTTTTGAGTTGcgaggctgctacctcttgagcttgcgttggttttcccttgaagaggaaagggtgatgcaacaaagtagcgtaagtatttccctcagttttgagaaccaaggtatcaatccagtaggagacaacgcacaagtcaccgaatacctgcacaaacaatcaacaacttgcacccaacgcgataaaggggttgtcaatcccttcacggtcacttgcaaaagtgagatctaatagagatagataaacggtaaagtaaatatttttggtatttttggtttatagaatggaaagtaaagattgcaaaatagtagatcgaaaactagaAAGATGTAAGCGAGATTCAATAATATAGAAAAGAgacttgggggccataggtttcactagtggcttctctcgagataacaagtattacagtgggtgaacaaattactatcgagcaattgatagaaaagcgcatagttatgacgacatctaaggcaatgatcatgaacacaggtatcacgtccgtgtcaagtagaccgactcctgcctgcatctactactattacttcacatatcaaccgctatccagcatgcatctagagtattaagttcataaagaacagagtaacgcattaagcaagatgacatgatgtagaggaattaactcaagcaatatgatgaaaatcccatcttgttatcctcgatggcaacaatacaatacgtgccttgctgcccctactgtcactgggaaagggcaccgcaagattgaacccaaagctaagcacttctccattgcaagaaagatcaatctagtaggccaaactaaaccgataactcgaagagacttgcaaagatatcaaatcatgcatataagaattcaaagaagaaccaaataatattcatagataatcttggtcataaatccacaattcatcggatctcggcaaacacaccgtaaaagagtattgcatcgaatagatctccaagaacatcaaggagaacatggtattgagaatcaaagagagagaagaagccatctagctaataactatggacccgaatgatgaggacatcaataccattgttacacccatagccccttctgctatacatactggaccaattactagagctcgcgcacgccaactaaattaccaggtactttcgtttcttggtaatgattctaatgttcatgagaatatgatgctgcctaaattggatacatttgttttgattacaaatgaagggcctagcttggagaaggatgaacattggagcaagaacaagcatggagatgatggcatgcgcaaggggaacaagaacagagttacaagtgatgatttcaggtctttgaagcctccataacgagtgcatgaagccttggacgaaatatacaagatgtcacttcataaatttcgtccagaggctattataggtgctgcgtcacctttttattgggccaggcccatgtaatttcaaaatacctaagtataggctatttttagagtccgtatgtgtggggaaacaagagatagggttgatttcgcacccctccaccaagggccacgaaattccccctctcttcctccatatatacagcccttagggcaccgtttagactttgggttttgtttagattaaaagttcgccatagctgcaacttcgcgtacttcgtttgtgttcaacgaccagacaaaggcgtcacagaaccccaccttgatcaataaagctttcatcttatattcgcaatatccagattgcaatcttagtttcttgcttgttcttcgtttgctcgcaggaaacagaccctcgtggtcaggttgatcgtgctccggcttggtcaataacctctcagagttggtttagcgattgctaaggcgcgacgtcctcgcacgttcgtagtcggatcgtcaaagtcgacttccaccaaagcgaaaatccatcatctcattgaaagacgggacacatttgcctctatcaagtggtatcagatttccaggttgctcggtgagattttacagtttttcgtagtttagatcgagtctgttcttcatacctacagtccacgaaaaagccacaaaaaaaattagggttagttcatcatatccgaaccaatctgagcctttgcataatctttttagggttttgctttgttgaatttgcggttgcatcgtcgtgtctagttgctggtcttagagtctagtcttttagagtttcgagttcttgatagaggcgagggtgtcccgatctttcgatgagatgataactatcgatttggtggagacgactttgacgatccgactacaaacgtgcacgacattgcgccttagcaatcgctaaaccaatctcctgaggttactgacgatgccggaagcacggtcagcctgaccacgaaggtctattcctgcaagcaatcgaagaacgagcaagaatatgataaagcaatctgaatattgcaaatatatatgaggtattgataatggtggggatccgtaagcggtcttggtctggtcgttggacacaaacgaagtacacgaagttgcaatggctaacttttaactaaacaaatcccaaggaaaaagctactagatggatctacttatataggagcaaggggtggcggccaaggaggtgggaggacgtcccaaggcagcctaaaactaaatctaggtcgtacaaggccaatgggcccaagtggaggtgatgtaacacctttggacttgtagtttgactcggattctgctgcagcatcagattgtttcgtccacaactcaacgctccggacgaatttgaaggtgattccaattgggttagaaagtgcacgaaatctagtttccaacaaaaaaagaatcacccaattcggagtccgtatgaaaaacttgtgtgcgttttgagtcaggtatgtctgtgcagtccaaatctgaatccagaacgtgagagacttggactctatcttctcttgggccaaaagtgacgtgagagaactttttgaacagcaaataaacatctctttcttccttatcttcatatgtggattgtacaaatgtcccatacacctgcaattagacaaaacacaaaagtgtgtgaagtatttttgttctggataacataaatagattattgaatagtttgcactagaaatcacctgacaaatatgcatatatgcaatatttttggtcatatccaaggtagtcatgtcctcatcatcctccccttcttgaaaataaagccgtcctcggcgttgcttaatctgaaatttggctaacaaaagagacaaggtgtacatgttgtatatgtatatgtcatccatttttacttcccttgatttttgcatatataacacatgaatagatgagtaacttgcatagttcataaaatctaaagccaaaaaattagcacaagtagaaggcataaaaatattgcaactcagtttgcacatataagtgaagcacttattcatttcaaaagattgacaatgttcatcattaa
This window encodes:
- the LOC119295965 gene encoding XIAP-associated factor 1-like, yielding MADAGSHIAAVVATSICAHCQREIPSSNIDLHSVHCARNLQKCEHCGEMVPRKLMEEHYNENHAPVNCSLCKETLRPEILDLHKSEQCTQRMVACAYCEYELPAIDIHEHQDVCGNRTEFCQTCKKYIRLREWIGHEMQCHVSSNGSEESSSARTIPEREVRPPPPVRPARAVPAAQHRRLIFTIAVTGIAVMVGSILFQKEESF